One genomic region from Halococcus qingdaonensis encodes:
- a CDS encoding phosphoribosylanthranilate isomerase: MTRTKLCGLTRERDLDVAIDAGADMVGVISRVPIETPRELAPDRAAALVDRVPESVTSVLVTMPETPDEGAALVERVAPDAIQVHGCSPAEIEDLSARIAVPMIAGVDAADDGLEEYATVADALVLDSTDEQGAGGTGETHDWARAREIVANLDAPVLLAGGLTPENVASAVETVAPFGVDVSSGIEDQQGMGTKDHAKLQRFVARVRGEPLRV; encoded by the coding sequence ATGACTCGTACGAAACTTTGCGGGCTGACACGCGAGCGCGATCTCGACGTCGCCATCGACGCCGGCGCGGACATGGTCGGGGTCATCTCGCGAGTCCCGATCGAGACGCCGCGCGAACTCGCGCCCGATCGCGCCGCCGCGCTCGTCGATCGGGTTCCCGAGTCGGTCACGAGCGTGCTCGTCACGATGCCCGAAACGCCGGACGAGGGCGCGGCGCTCGTCGAGCGAGTCGCGCCCGATGCGATCCAGGTCCACGGCTGCTCGCCGGCCGAGATCGAGGATCTCTCGGCACGCATCGCGGTCCCGATGATCGCCGGTGTCGATGCGGCCGACGACGGTCTCGAGGAGTACGCGACCGTCGCGGACGCGCTCGTGCTCGATTCGACCGACGAGCAGGGTGCAGGTGGTACCGGTGAGACGCACGACTGGGCACGTGCCCGGGAGATCGTCGCGAATCTCGACGCTCCCGTCCTGCTCGCCGGCGGCCTCACGCCCGAGAACGTCGCCAGCGCGGTCGAGACGGTCGCACCGTTCGGCGTGGACGTATCGAGCGGGATCGAGGACCAGCAGGGTATGGGCACCAAAGACCACGCGAAGCTCCAGAGATTCGTCGCGCGTGTCCGCGGGGAGCCGCTGCGCGTATGA
- the trpG gene encoding anthranilate synthase component II, with protein sequence MTTEPTIPTDAADRPDVMFVDNFDSFTYNLVEYVSEHANTHVVRNTASLEEVRAADPDGIVISPGPGHPENDRDVGVTLDVLREVSPEIPTLGVCLGLEAAIYAYGGSVGRAPEPVHGKAVSIDHDGRGVFADLDQGFQAGRYHSLVATDVPDCFAVSARTADGLVMGIRHGEHPIECVQFHPESVLTSVGHDVLQNFVSVLDGDRVPSANQ encoded by the coding sequence ATGACCACCGAACCGACGATCCCCACCGATGCCGCCGACCGCCCGGACGTCATGTTCGTCGACAACTTCGATTCGTTCACCTACAACCTCGTCGAGTACGTGAGCGAGCACGCGAACACCCACGTCGTGCGCAACACGGCCTCGCTCGAAGAGGTTCGCGCCGCCGACCCGGACGGGATCGTCATCAGTCCCGGGCCGGGCCATCCCGAGAATGATCGCGACGTGGGCGTCACGCTCGACGTGCTCCGGGAAGTGAGCCCCGAGATACCGACACTTGGCGTCTGTCTCGGGCTGGAAGCCGCGATCTACGCGTACGGGGGGTCGGTGGGGCGTGCGCCGGAACCGGTCCATGGAAAGGCCGTCTCGATCGATCACGACGGTCGCGGCGTGTTCGCCGATCTCGATCAGGGGTTCCAGGCAGGGCGCTATCACTCGCTGGTCGCCACCGACGTGCCCGACTGTTTCGCCGTGAGCGCGCGCACCGCCGACGGGCTCGTGATGGGGATTCGCCACGGTGAGCATCCGATCGAGTGCGTACAGTTCCACCCCGAGAGCGTACTCACGAGCGTCGGTCACGACGTCCTTCAGAACTTTGTCTCCGTGCTCGACGGCGATCGCGTTCCGAGCGCGAATCAGTAG
- a CDS encoding thiolase family protein, with product MQEAYIVDAVRTPFGKHGGSFRDTHPQDLAAIPLERLEERNGFSGPDDIEDVIYGCVDPVDEQANNIARIAPMVAGWGDDVPGVQLDRMCGSGQQSINFAAGQIRAGFHDVLVAGGVEHMTRVPMGSAGSSLTDSYFEHFDELTTQGEGAERIAEEWGFSRNDLDGIAVDSQNRWADAAAAGHYDDQVVPVEVGPDGETTHVETDEHPRPGTDIETLGDLPLAFREEGEGVIHAGNSSGIVDGAAATLVASGEACERFGWEPMARIVDSHVVGVDPVTMLTGPIPATNELLDANDMAVSDIDRFEVNEAFASVVAAWLDETGADWNRTNVWGGAIAHGHPLGATGAALLGKLPYQLDACDGRYGLCTMCIGFGQGIATLIERV from the coding sequence ATGCAAGAAGCGTACATCGTCGACGCAGTGCGGACCCCGTTCGGCAAGCACGGTGGCTCGTTTCGAGACACCCATCCACAGGACCTCGCGGCGATACCGCTGGAACGGCTCGAAGAGCGCAACGGGTTCTCCGGACCCGACGACATCGAGGACGTGATCTACGGCTGTGTGGACCCGGTGGACGAACAGGCCAACAACATCGCACGGATCGCCCCGATGGTGGCCGGTTGGGGCGACGACGTGCCGGGTGTGCAGCTCGACCGGATGTGCGGGTCGGGCCAGCAGTCGATCAACTTCGCGGCGGGCCAGATCCGTGCGGGCTTCCACGACGTTCTCGTCGCAGGCGGTGTCGAGCACATGACCCGGGTTCCGATGGGTTCGGCCGGTAGCAGTCTCACCGACAGCTACTTCGAGCATTTCGACGAGCTCACCACCCAGGGCGAGGGTGCCGAACGGATCGCCGAGGAGTGGGGGTTCTCCCGAAACGATCTCGACGGGATCGCCGTCGATTCGCAGAACCGCTGGGCCGACGCCGCGGCTGCCGGCCACTACGACGACCAGGTAGTGCCCGTCGAGGTGGGACCCGACGGGGAAACGACCCACGTCGAGACGGACGAACACCCGCGTCCTGGGACGGACATCGAGACGCTCGGCGATCTCCCGCTGGCGTTTCGCGAGGAGGGTGAGGGAGTGATCCACGCCGGCAACTCCTCGGGGATCGTCGATGGTGCGGCGGCGACGTTGGTCGCAAGCGGCGAGGCGTGCGAGCGGTTCGGCTGGGAGCCGATGGCCAGAATCGTCGACAGCCACGTCGTCGGCGTCGATCCCGTGACGATGCTCACGGGACCGATCCCGGCCACGAACGAACTGCTCGACGCGAACGACATGGCGGTGTCCGACATCGACCGCTTCGAGGTCAACGAGGCGTTCGCGTCGGTCGTCGCGGCGTGGCTCGACGAGACGGGTGCCGACTGGAACCGGACGAACGTCTGGGGCGGCGCGATCGCCCACGGCCATCCGCTCGGCGCGACCGGTGCGGCACTCCTCGGCAAACTGCCCTACCAGCTCGACGCGTGTGACGGCCGGTACGGACTGTGTACGATGTGTATCGGCTTCGGCCAGGGGATCGCCACGCTAATCGAACGGGTCTGA
- a CDS encoding cold-shock protein, with the protein MSHVNVASQSGFIETEATAKDVLFLPNAVRDHVPELGEEVTFEMVETRNGPRAAKLSRT; encoded by the coding sequence GTGAGTCACGTGAATGTCGCCAGTCAATCGGGGTTCATCGAAACTGAGGCGACGGCGAAGGACGTCCTGTTCCTTCCGAACGCTGTGCGGGATCACGTGCCCGAACTCGGGGAAGAGGTCACGTTCGAGATGGTCGAAACGAGAAACGGACCGCGTGCAGCAAAGCTTTCGCGGACGTAG
- a CDS encoding lycopene cyclase domain-containing protein, translating to MLPDIGVFGPYTYLVTEVVFGTAALLLLAYTGSLRRAARTVVALYPIAYVWDWYTLRVGVFEIQLRTGVELLGIPIEEHIFMIVVPALVVGIHELVNEVATTGEATMSDERRTDRAD from the coding sequence ATGCTACCGGACATCGGCGTGTTCGGCCCGTACACCTATCTCGTGACCGAAGTGGTCTTCGGGACGGCCGCGCTCCTGCTGCTGGCCTACACCGGGTCGCTCAGACGGGCTGCCCGAACGGTGGTGGCGCTCTACCCGATCGCATACGTCTGGGACTGGTACACCCTCCGTGTGGGTGTCTTCGAGATCCAGCTCCGCACCGGCGTCGAGCTGTTGGGCATCCCGATCGAGGAACACATCTTCATGATCGTCGTGCCGGCGCTCGTCGTCGGTATCCACGAACTCGTCAACGAGGTGGCGACGACCGGGGAGGCGACGATGTCGGACGAACGGCGAACCGATCGCGCCGATTGA
- the trpE gene encoding anthranilate synthase component I translates to MSDAALSPGRERFVDLASDRDRPAVVRAVARLDVDSEPLAAYATLADDTDHTFLLESAEKVASSDPDGAFAPTEADGHARYSFVGYDPAALVTVGPDGTEIECFTERYRGAFDSDGGDVLDRLRGALPDADRVNFPDTDRQQLDGGLVGYLAYDSVYDLQLDEVGIDRPDSSVPDAQFVLTTKTVAFDHASGEVSLVFTPLVRPDDDPAAIHDAMAAEVARVHEELTAATVDVGGFERRGETAGSREEYEESVRRAKEHVLDGDSYQVVLSRARELVGEIDPRGLYAALREINPSPYMYLLEYGDRSVVGASPETLVSIRGDEVVSNPLAGTCPRGSSPVEDRRLAGELLADEKERAEHTMLVDLARNDVRRVSQPGSVRVAEFMTVLKYSHVQHIESTVTGKMTEANDAFDAVRAAFPMGTLSGAPKVRAMELIDELEASPRGLYGGGVGYFSWDGDADIAITIRTALIEHATEPSAVGGVGEDRITVRAGAGVVADSEPASEYDETEQKIEGVLAALERIERPSMTPEPSR, encoded by the coding sequence ATGAGTGACGCCGCTCTGTCGCCGGGTCGCGAGCGATTCGTCGATCTGGCGAGCGATCGAGATCGTCCGGCGGTCGTACGCGCGGTCGCCCGGCTCGACGTCGACAGCGAACCGCTCGCGGCGTACGCGACGCTCGCCGACGATACTGACCACACATTCCTGCTCGAAAGCGCCGAGAAGGTCGCCTCCAGCGACCCCGACGGGGCGTTCGCGCCCACCGAAGCCGACGGCCACGCGCGCTACTCGTTCGTCGGCTACGATCCGGCGGCACTCGTCACCGTTGGCCCGGACGGCACTGAGATCGAGTGTTTCACCGAGCGATATCGGGGCGCGTTCGATAGCGACGGAGGCGACGTCCTCGACCGGCTTCGCGGCGCGCTGCCCGACGCCGACCGGGTGAACTTCCCCGACACCGATCGCCAGCAGCTCGACGGTGGACTCGTCGGCTATCTGGCCTACGATTCGGTTTACGATCTACAACTCGACGAGGTCGGGATCGATCGGCCCGATTCGTCGGTGCCCGACGCGCAGTTCGTCCTGACCACGAAAACCGTGGCGTTCGATCACGCATCCGGGGAAGTCTCGCTCGTGTTCACACCGCTCGTCCGCCCCGACGACGATCCGGCCGCCATCCACGACGCGATGGCCGCCGAGGTCGCACGCGTCCACGAGGAACTCACCGCTGCGACGGTCGATGTGGGCGGGTTCGAGCGCCGTGGGGAGACTGCTGGCTCGCGCGAAGAGTACGAGGAGTCCGTTCGGCGGGCGAAGGAACACGTCCTCGATGGCGACAGCTACCAAGTGGTGCTCTCGCGCGCCCGCGAACTGGTTGGCGAGATCGACCCACGCGGGCTGTACGCCGCCCTGCGCGAGATCAACCCCTCGCCGTACATGTATCTGCTCGAATACGGCGATCGCTCGGTGGTGGGTGCGAGCCCCGAAACGCTGGTCTCCATCCGCGGGGACGAGGTCGTCTCGAACCCGCTGGCGGGCACCTGTCCCCGGGGATCGAGCCCGGTCGAGGACCGCCGGCTCGCGGGCGAACTGCTCGCCGACGAGAAGGAGCGCGCCGAGCACACGATGCTCGTCGATCTGGCGCGCAACGACGTGCGCCGGGTGAGTCAGCCCGGCTCCGTGCGAGTCGCGGAGTTCATGACCGTGCTGAAATACTCCCACGTCCAGCATATCGAATCGACGGTCACAGGGAAGATGACGGAGGCAAACGACGCGTTCGACGCGGTGCGCGCGGCCTTCCCGATGGGCACGCTCTCGGGTGCGCCGAAGGTCCGTGCGATGGAGCTCATCGACGAGCTCGAAGCCTCCCCGCGGGGGCTGTACGGCGGCGGTGTCGGCTACTTCTCGTGGGACGGCGACGCCGACATCGCCATCACGATCCGGACGGCGCTGATCGAGCACGCCACGGAGCCGTCGGCGGTCGGTGGGGTGGGTGAAGATCGGATCACCGTGCGTGCGGGCGCGGGCGTCGTCGCCGATTCGGAGCCGGCGAGCGAGTACGACGAGACCGAGCAGAAGATCGAGGGCGTGCTCGCCGCGCTCGAACGCATCGAACGGCCGTCGATGACGCCGGAGCCCTCGCGATGA
- a CDS encoding lipoate--protein ligase family protein, whose translation MTGPGVTPDENWRIIDDGVHDEPTHHALDDVLIERLDDGEMAPTIRFWYRTGPAVPIGRFQAYADEVADEYVRDHDIDVVRRITGGGAMYAEPGAVITYSIYLPRAAVSDDIERSYERLNRWAIDALRDLGLAAVHEPLNDIAHEDGKIGGAAQLRRSNAVLHHVTMSYALDIEAMLRTLRIGEEKLSDKAVTSAEKRVTRIADYVAEDREAVIDHLKDEFRTTYGGEEGSLTDDELTTAKRRAETTFRTDEWNKRL comes from the coding sequence ATGACCGGTCCCGGAGTCACACCCGACGAAAACTGGCGGATCATCGACGACGGCGTCCACGACGAACCGACCCATCACGCGCTCGATGACGTGTTGATCGAGCGTCTCGACGACGGCGAGATGGCACCGACGATCCGCTTCTGGTATCGGACGGGACCGGCGGTGCCGATCGGTCGGTTTCAGGCCTATGCCGACGAGGTAGCCGACGAGTACGTCCGCGACCACGATATCGACGTCGTGCGACGGATCACCGGCGGCGGTGCGATGTACGCCGAACCCGGCGCGGTGATCACCTACTCGATCTATCTCCCGCGCGCGGCAGTCTCGGACGATATCGAACGGAGCTACGAACGACTCAACCGATGGGCGATCGACGCACTCCGTGATCTCGGACTGGCAGCCGTTCACGAACCGCTCAACGATATCGCCCACGAAGACGGCAAGATCGGCGGTGCGGCCCAGCTCCGGCGCTCGAACGCGGTGCTTCACCACGTCACGATGAGCTACGCACTCGATATCGAGGCGATGCTCCGAACGCTTCGTATCGGTGAAGAGAAACTCTCGGACAAAGCGGTCACGTCCGCCGAGAAGCGCGTCACCCGTATCGCGGACTACGTTGCCGAGGATCGTGAAGCCGTCATCGACCACCTCAAAGACGAGTTCCGCACCACCTACGGTGGCGAAGAGGGATCGTTGACCGACGACGAACTGACGACGGCGAAGCGACGTGCCGAGACGACGTTCCGGACGGACGAGTGGAACAAGCGTCTGTAG
- a CDS encoding acyl-CoA dehydrogenase family protein: MGRSASDSGVAFDIDEETQLVLRSLDEFVEQEVEPIAEELGETLTNPRLGHEPDGRLTDEVLDAIGRVRKRSAEAGYYAMNMPSDAGGEDVSAVTWYRANKRLAESAVPLSNEVLAGPAGPKPLLAAAEGDQIEEYLEPAMCAEKTTAFAQTEPGVGSDSPNMDTHADKDGDEWVLDGTKQWITNAPYADFIEVFARTTPQAEAGRHGGITCFIVEDDEFELGPLNNAVGSVGRQAEVRLDDVRIPDDRVLGDVDAAFYDAMGFLGLGRLEIGAQAVGSAEWLLDRATEFATDREAFDRSIGDFQAISHKIARGRANVYAADAAGLRCAWTLDGGDPAIAESSILKWFATNTFWEIADDVVQVHGSSGLAEENPFMDRLHQARIFRIVEGTDEIQLNTIASQYGL; the protein is encoded by the coding sequence ATGGGACGATCAGCGAGCGATTCCGGTGTCGCGTTCGATATCGACGAGGAAACCCAGCTCGTTCTCCGGAGTCTCGACGAGTTCGTGGAGCAGGAGGTCGAACCGATCGCCGAGGAGCTCGGGGAGACGCTCACGAACCCGCGACTCGGCCACGAGCCCGATGGGCGATTGACCGACGAGGTACTCGATGCGATCGGGCGCGTCCGCAAACGGAGCGCCGAGGCGGGCTACTACGCCATGAACATGCCGAGCGACGCCGGCGGTGAGGACGTGTCGGCGGTGACGTGGTATCGCGCGAACAAACGCCTCGCCGAATCCGCCGTCCCCCTGTCGAACGAGGTCCTCGCAGGGCCGGCGGGCCCGAAGCCGCTGCTCGCGGCGGCCGAGGGCGACCAGATCGAAGAGTACCTCGAACCGGCGATGTGCGCCGAGAAGACGACGGCGTTCGCTCAGACCGAACCGGGTGTGGGATCCGATTCGCCGAACATGGACACCCACGCCGACAAGGACGGTGACGAGTGGGTTCTCGACGGCACGAAACAGTGGATCACGAACGCGCCCTACGCCGACTTCATCGAGGTGTTCGCACGGACCACCCCACAGGCGGAGGCGGGCCGTCACGGCGGGATCACCTGTTTCATCGTCGAGGACGACGAGTTCGAGCTCGGACCACTCAACAACGCCGTCGGATCGGTGGGTCGACAGGCCGAGGTCCGACTCGACGACGTCCGAATCCCCGACGACCGCGTGCTCGGCGATGTCGATGCGGCGTTTTACGATGCGATGGGCTTTCTCGGCCTCGGCCGGCTAGAGATCGGTGCCCAAGCGGTCGGCAGCGCCGAGTGGCTGCTCGATCGTGCCACCGAGTTCGCCACCGACCGCGAGGCGTTCGACCGTTCGATCGGCGATTTTCAGGCGATCTCACACAAGATCGCTCGCGGGCGTGCCAACGTCTACGCCGCCGACGCTGCCGGGTTGCGATGTGCGTGGACGCTCGATGGGGGCGATCCCGCCATCGCCGAGTCGTCGATCCTGAAGTGGTTCGCAACCAACACGTTCTGGGAGATCGCCGACGACGTGGTGCAGGTCCACGGCAGCAGCGGCCTCGCGGAAGAGAACCCGTTCATGGACCGTCTCCATCAGGCACGGATCTTCCGAATCGTCGAGGGGACCGACGAGATCCAGCTCAACACCATCGCGAGCCAGTACGGCCTCTGA
- the trpD gene encoding anthranilate phosphoribosyltransferase, which translates to MQEYIARVADGEDLSRSAARTAATEIFEGATEAQMGALLAALRTKGETETEIAGFAQGMSAAARTIEPDCRPLVDTCGTGGDDHDTINVSTASAVVAAGAGVNVAKHGNYSVSSSSGSADVLHELGVDIDAEPTDVEAAIERQGIGFMLAPVFHPAMKAVIGPRKELGTRTIFNVLGPLTNPAGADAQVVGVYDPDLVPVLARALAQLGVDRALVVHGSGMDEICIHGETRVAEVRGTEIEEYTLTPEKLGLDTAPVAAVAGGTPPENAADLRGIVTGEIEGSKRGIVLANAGAAVYVAGIADSIQDGVERARKAIDAGRAREKLAALRTAEAVAGEGR; encoded by the coding sequence ATGCAAGAGTACATCGCACGGGTGGCCGACGGCGAGGATCTCTCGCGATCGGCCGCGCGCACGGCGGCCACGGAGATCTTCGAAGGGGCGACCGAGGCACAGATGGGAGCGCTGCTCGCGGCGCTACGGACCAAAGGCGAAACCGAGACCGAGATCGCTGGCTTCGCCCAGGGCATGAGCGCGGCCGCACGCACGATCGAACCCGACTGCCGGCCGCTCGTCGACACCTGCGGGACGGGCGGCGACGACCACGACACGATCAACGTCTCGACGGCGAGCGCGGTCGTCGCCGCCGGCGCGGGCGTCAACGTCGCCAAACATGGCAACTACTCGGTCTCTTCCTCGTCGGGTAGCGCCGACGTGCTCCACGAGCTCGGCGTGGATATCGACGCCGAACCCACGGACGTCGAGGCGGCCATCGAGCGCCAGGGGATCGGGTTCATGCTCGCGCCGGTGTTCCACCCCGCGATGAAGGCGGTCATCGGCCCGCGCAAGGAGCTCGGCACGCGGACGATCTTCAACGTGCTCGGCCCGCTGACGAACCCGGCGGGAGCCGACGCACAGGTCGTCGGCGTCTACGATCCCGATCTCGTCCCCGTGCTCGCCCGTGCACTCGCCCAGCTCGGCGTCGATCGCGCGCTCGTCGTCCACGGCTCCGGCATGGACGAGATCTGCATCCACGGCGAGACGCGCGTTGCCGAGGTCCGGGGCACGGAGATCGAGGAGTACACGCTGACGCCCGAGAAGTTGGGTCTCGACACGGCCCCCGTCGCGGCGGTCGCTGGCGGCACGCCCCCCGAGAACGCCGCCGACCTCCGGGGGATCGTCACCGGCGAGATCGAGGGCTCAAAGCGCGGTATCGTGCTCGCGAACGCCGGCGCGGCGGTATACGTTGCCGGCATCGCCGACAGTATTCAGGACGGTGTCGAACGCGCCCGCAAGGCGATCGACGCCGGTCGCGCTCGCGAGAAACTCGCCGCGCTGCGCACGGCCGAGGCGGTCGCGGGCGAGGGACGATGA